Genomic DNA from Enterococcus saccharolyticus subsp. saccharolyticus:
CTACTATACGCAATATCTTGTAAATAATTCCCAATACTATTCATATTGCCCTCGCCTTGCGCTGGATAATGCAACGTTTTATATTTGCCCCCATAAGGCATATGTGTCTGCATTGTCACTAAATGCACAAATTGCGGATTTTCAGTATCTGCTAAAATATCCATGATTTCATCATAAGCTGCTTTATCCGATATATAAGGATTTTTTTCCATTTTATCGGTATGTGTCATCGTATCTTGATCCAAAAATTTTTGAAAGCCTAAGATATCATAGACATCTTTACGCTTATACATAGAAGTATCATACGGATGAATGGCTGTTGTCTCGTACCCTCGTTGAGCTGTCAACGAAACGAGTGACGGTAACTGCTCCATTTTTGGCACTAATAACGTGTAGGGTGTTGTCATTTGCGGATTGAACAATTCCATTGAAAAACTAGTCAATGCTTCAAATTCAATATTCGCTGTACCACCGCCATAGTTTTGGGATAACATTTTACCACTGTAGGTCTGTTTGGCTTTTGCATAATATTCTTTTAACGGCTCACCAGTAATTTCCAAGCCGTTTAAATGACTTGGATCAGAAAAACTTTCACTCATAATATAAATAATATTCGGCGCTTCGGTGTCTTCTTTTTTAGTCGGTTGGTATTTCTCAGTAATTTCCGTAATTGTTTTTTTAGAATAATTCTCTGGCTTTTCCATCGCTTCAACACGCAAATTAAATAAAAACCCACCCATAAAACCGGTATTATAGTAATTCATTTGCTGTGAATATGGAATCCATAACGCGGTACGGTTGTATGCTTTGCGCAATATATTTGCTTCATCGTTAAAGTGACTGACATACACCAAACCTAAAAAACTAATCGCTAACACAGACAATCGTACGATTTGTCTTTTTTTAGGTAAATAAAAACTACGATACAATTGCCAACCAAAAATTCCTAATGCACCAATCACAATTAAAATGGCGACCACAAACGGTCCCGTACCAATCATTTCTTTTAATAAATCAAATTGGGTAACCATTTTTAAATCATCTGGATAAATGGGTTCTTGTCGATACAACATTTTTAAATATGTTGCATAACCAATCAGCAAAACAAACACACTATAAAATGTCGTTCCAGCAATCCATGAACCTGCCAAACTAATTAAAAACAAATAAAAAATTCCCAGCACAAGACTACCTAAAAGAAACTTTTCTGTATGCCAAGAAAAAGCGAATTTCAGTGCTAAATCAGTCGATAGATTATTTTGACACCATTGCAAATAGAGATTACTCAAAAGAATCCCTACAATACTCAAGACTGCTGCAATACTATATTTAACTTTAGCATTTATGTTCAATACACACCCTCCTTTATTCGTGTTTTATTTTAAGCTTCTTTTGTAAACTTGTAAATAAAAGAATAAGGGCTGTGACATAAGTAAAAACAAGCTAAAAATATCCGAACACAATAGAATGGACATCATCAATCTTCTATTGTTCGGATATTTTACTGTTCAACGACTTATGTCACAGCCCTTGATGGTTATTTCCAAAAATCATCAAACACGGTAATTGGCAAGTGACGTTTATGTTCCCCTTTACGCCACCAATTTTCTAATGTTGCTTGTGCTTCTGGAGAAATTTGTTTTCCTTCTAAATAATCATCAATAGCATCGTAGGTAATTCCAAGAGCGACTTCATCGGCAATCAATGGTTTCCCGTCTTCTAAATCAGCTGTTGGTGTTTTTGAATACAATTCTTCTGGTGCACCTAGTTCCGCTAATAATTGACGCCCTTGACGTTTATTCAAACGGAAAAGAGGCAAGATATCTGCGCCACCGTCGCCAAATTTTGTAAAGAAAGCTGTGACATTTTCCGCAGCGTGATCGGTTCCTAAAACAGCCCCCGAAAATTCTCCAGCAATCGCATATTGCGTAATCATCCGTTGACGTGCTTTGATATTCCCTTTGTTAAAATCAGAAACGGTTACTCCAACTGCTTCCAAAGAGGCCACTTGTGCATCAACAGCTGGTTTGATATTCACTGCTAATTGACTATCTGGATTAATGAATGCCAATGCTTTTTTCGCATCTTCTTCATCCGCTTGTTCGCCATAAGGTAAACGTACTGCGATAAAATGATAGTCTGAATCATTGGTTTCTTGACGCATTTCTTCCATTGTTAATTGCGCCAAACGTCCAGCTAAAGTAGAATCTTGTCCACCACTAATTCCTAAAACAAAGGTTTTTAAAAATGGATGTTTCAATAAATAAGCTTTCAAAAAATCAATACTACGACGAATTTCTTCATACGCGTCAATTTCTGGTTTGACCCCTAATTCTTTGATGATTTCTTCTTGTAAACTCATAAATTCGCTCCTCCTTGTTCATTAAATGCTTGAACTTGTTTACGAACTTTCTCCATAATCGCCATTTTGTGGTTCCAACATTCTTGTGATAAATCAACAGGATACGGTTGTGGATTTAAGTCACGTTTGTATTCATCCCACAATGCATCTAAACATTGATGAGAGTAAGCTTTAATGTGTTCTAAATCAGGTAAATCGTAAATTAATTGACCGTCGATAAAAATATCGTGTAATAGCGGACGCGCTTCAAAGTCTGTGACCGTTTTATTAATATACGTATGAACCGGATGGAACATAAAGATACTGTCTTGTTCTGTCGGTTGTTCATTCCATAATGTAACGTAGTCACCTTCTGATTTGCCGTCTACTTTACGCGTAATACGCCAAACTTGTTTTTTCCCTGGAGTCGAAACTTTTTCCGCATTACTTGATAGTTTAATCGTATCTTCTAGTACACCTTCATCGTTTTCAATAGCGACTAATTTATAGACTGCGCCTAAAGCTGGTTGATCGTAAGCGGTGATTAATTTTGTCCCCACACCCCAGACATCAATTTTAGCTTTTTGCATTTTTAAACTTAAAATCGTACTTTCATCTAAATCATTCGATGCGTATACTTTGGCTTCTGTAAATCCTGCTTCATCTAACTGTTCGCGAACTTTTTTAGAAATATAGGCCATATCCCCACTATCAATCCGAACACCTAAGAAATTGATTTTATCTCCCATCTCTTTAGCAACCCGAATCGCATTTGGCACACCTGATTTCAAGGTATCGTAGGTATCGACTAAAAAGACACAATCTTTATGGGTTTTGGCGTATGCCATAAATGCATCATAATCATTGCCATACGATTGAACCAAAGAGTGGGCATGTGTTCCACTCGCTGGAATCCCAAAAATTTTCCCAGCGCGTACATTACTTGTTGCATCTGCACCACCAATAAAGGCCGCACGCGTTCCCCAAATAGCTGCATCCATTTCTTGTGCACGACGAGACCCAAATTCTAATAATGGATCATCACCAATGACTGATTTAATACGAGCAGCTTTTGTTGCAATAAGTGTTTGGAAATTTACCATGTTCAATAAAGCTGTCTCAATTAATTGTGCTTGCGCTAACGGTCCTTCCACTTGAATCAATGGTTCGTTATTAAAGACTAAATCGCCTTCTTTCACAGAACGCACCGTACAACTAAATTTAAATTCTTTTAAATACGCCAAAAATTCTTCGGAATAACCACCAACTTCACGTAAATACGCCAAATCAGTTTCTGTAAATGTTAGATTTTCTAAATATTTTACCAAACGTTCTAATCCCGCAAAAACGGCATATCCATGTTTAAAAGGCATTTCTCTGAAATAACATTCAAAAATCGCGTGCAAGTCAGCACGACCCAATTCCCAATAAGTTTGCATCATATTAATTTGATATAAATCTGTGTGTAACGTCAAACTGTCATCTGTATATGTTTTTTGCATACGCTAGTAACTCCCTTATCAATTTCTATCTCTTATTATAACAAAAAAAATAAAAAATACAGAATGAAGCGCAAAAAAGCGATAGTTTTTTCACTATCGCTCCCATTTCTACCTTATTTTTCGATGATGTGGTCAAAGATATACGTGCCTAGTCCACCCTCAGAACATTCGCCAGCTTGTTCCATGCAGGCAACCTTCACTTCCTGACTGGCATTTGCCATTGCTACTGAAATATCAACTACTTCAAACATTGGCAAATCATTTTCACCGTCACCAAAGCCGTAACTTTTTGCTTTTGGAAAATTTTTCATATACGACAAAATAGCTGCTCCTTTGGTTGCTAAAGGATTCACGACTTCTAATGTCTGTTGATAGGATTCAAAGACATATGCACCTACCATTGCTAATTTGGCACGCAATGCTTCTTTTTGCGTATCGTCTGCTTCCATTAATTCAACTTTAATGATTTTTAGTTCTGGATGTTCTTGAATAAATGTTGGAACACTTAACACATTTTGACATTCTTTGGTGAAATAAGCTTCCTTATAGTCCATCACTTCTAAGCCAATTGCACCTAGTTCTGCTTCAAACTTGACATGCAACGCATCAAAATGTTCTTGGTAACGTGTCGCTGTATTTAAAAAGACACCTTGGTCCGTATGGATAAAATAAAAGGTATTTTCGGCTTCTAAAATTGCTAAAATAGCCAAACACACTTGGTGGTCGAGACAATTGCTCAACTGCGGTTCTTCATTTTCTAACTTAATGCCTGCCCCATTACCAAAGATTACATCACAAGGAAGATTGGTCGTTGTTAATAATTCTTGTGCTAATTCATAGCCTCGTCCTGTGACAAAAACAAAATGATCGCCCTGATCATGGAGTGCTCGAACAGCTGCTAAATTAATGGGGGGTACGGTTTGACCAAAATCTTGAAACGTGCCATCTACATCTGCAAATACAATATTCATTTGTTGTCCCTTTCTTGCTCTTCATCGGTTAATATACTCAGGAAAATGTCGACAACCTTTGGATCAAATTGCGTCCCTGCGTTGACACGAATTTCTTCTAACGCTGCTTCTTTCGATAAAGCTTTACGGTAAACACGATCATTTGTCATCGCATCATACGAATCAGCAACAGCAAGAATACGACAAGCAAGTGGAATGTCACATTTTGATAATTTATGCGGATAACCTTTACCATCCCAACGCTCATGATGCGATAAAATCAAATGAGCAAACGGTGCTAGCTCTGGCGTGGCTTGGGCAATACGATAACCAATTTCAGCATGGCGCTTCATTTCACGCCATTCACTGTCAGTTAATCTTCCTGGTTTGTTTAATACATTCGGATCTACTCCCACTTTACCAATATCATGCAGTAAACACAATAGGTCAAGTTCATTTAACTCATTGGATGTTAGTTTCATTTTTTTCCCAATTGCTTGGCAATAATGGACTAAACGATGTGAATGCTCTTCGGTTTCATTGCTTTTTTCATATAAAGTAGCCAACAAACTATTAATAATGGCGTGACGGTAACTTTTTCCATCAAGTAATTTTTGATGATACATATATTCTTCCGCCTCGTTCATCGCTTCCATAATTGTTTTTTTGGTATCCGTAATTGTCGCAAAGCCTAATGACACACTGGCATTCACGCCGACAATACTCGGTACATTAATGGTCGTTTGATGAATTTTTTCAACCATTTCTTCGGCTTCTTGTAACTGGGTTTTAGGTAAAATGACGACAAATTCATCGCCACCCCAACGAGAAATAATGTGTTGTTCCGTAAATACTTCATTAAAAACTTCCGCAATTTCTTTCAGTAATTCATCGCCTGCTTTGTGGCCAAATACATCATTTGTCAATTTCAAGCCATTAACATCCGCCATAATAACCGTGATTGGAAAATTACTCGGCTGACTAAAGCATGAAAAATGTTTTTCAACATAATGACGATTGTATAATTTCGTAATCGGGTCATGATAGCTTAAAAACTTGATTTGCTGGAGTTGTTCCATTTCTTTTTGGATATCTCGAAACACGATTACGACGCCTTGATACTGACCATGCTGGTCTTTAATCGATGCTTCACTTTTTGCAATCGGCAACCATCGTTTTTCTTTGGTTAAAAGCAACGCCGTATTTTCCAGCGTCACTCGGGATTCTTTATACACAATCGCATGATCTGATAAATCAATTTTCTCCCGTGTTTTTTCATCGTAAATGGTAAAAATATCCGCAAACGATTGCCCTAATACTTCATGACTTTGCCATCCGGTAATTTTTTCAGCCTCATCGTTAAAACTGGTAATATTCCCTTGTTTATCCATCGCAATCACACCATCGCCAATCAACTGTAGCGTAATGCGTAACAACTCTTCCTCATGTATTAATTTTTGACGCAACATCTCTCGATCCGTGACATCATAAGCAATCGCATAAGTGACTCGTTCGCTGCCATCCCAAATCGTACTACAATATACATCTAATAAACGGACTTCACCATTTTTTAAAATTTGTGGAATCGAACTGAGCAAGGTATTGCCATGCCCTTTATTGTTATGTTCTTTATATAGTTCTTCTAAACATAATTGATTAATATCTGAAAGATGTAAGTTCAAAAATTCTTCTTCTGTATACCCATAAAACTCACAAGCAGAAGGATTCACTGACAAAATTTTCTCTGTTTCTACATCAAAAATGATTTTAATTGCCGCATGTTGGTCAAACATTGCGCGTAATCTTTTACTTAACTGACGATTTTCTTTTTTGAATTTATTTACTTCTGAAACATCCTTACTATACGATAAAATATAGGGAATGCCATACGTACTAACAATTGGCGTTAATTCTGTATACAACGTAAATTCACGTTCATTGACTTCATAACTGCGTTCATATTGCACCAAGCGGTTCGTTTGGATAGCTTCATCCAAATAATGTTCTATTTTTTGGCGCAACGCTGATTTAAACACAACTGAAATAGATTTTTCTGCTAAATCATCTAGTCCGGTCAACTGCGTGTATAAGTCATTGTTTTTAACATAACGATAGACGCCTTCTTTAAATTCTAACAAAGCGACTGCATAATTTTTACTTTCAAATAGTGGTTCTACAACACGTAATACTTCCATACGCGCTTCTGCTTCTTTTTGACGAGCAAGTTGTTCATCTGCTGGTCGTAAAAAAAGAACCATCTGATTCTGACCTAGAGGCATTGCGCTAAGTGTTAAGCAACGCTTGGCACTTGCCATAGAATACGTTAACTCCCGCGTCTTCTTGTACTGTATTGCATGATTGCATAAAGACAACCAAATTTTTTCTTCATGAGGAAATTCTTTAAAAAGCGTCGATAGCTTTTCTCCTACCATTTCTTGCTTCCAATCTAAATATGTTGCAAA
This window encodes:
- a CDS encoding LTA synthase family protein, with product MNINAKVKYSIAAVLSIVGILLSNLYLQWCQNNLSTDLALKFAFSWHTEKFLLGSLVLGIFYLFLISLAGSWIAGTTFYSVFVLLIGYATYLKMLYRQEPIYPDDLKMVTQFDLLKEMIGTGPFVVAILIVIGALGIFGWQLYRSFYLPKKRQIVRLSVLAISFLGLVYVSHFNDEANILRKAYNRTALWIPYSQQMNYYNTGFMGGFLFNLRVEAMEKPENYSKKTITEITEKYQPTKKEDTEAPNIIYIMSESFSDPSHLNGLEITGEPLKEYYAKAKQTYSGKMLSQNYGGGTANIEFEALTSFSMELFNPQMTTPYTLLVPKMEQLPSLVSLTAQRGYETTAIHPYDTSMYKRKDVYDILGFQKFLDQDTMTHTDKMEKNPYISDKAAYDEIMDILADTENPQFVHLVTMQTHMPYGGKYKTLHYPAQGEGNMNSIGNYLQDIAYSSQALSDFIHRVEQLPRRTLIVFWGDHLPGIYSDEIQAENEQIALHETEFLMWDSQNKWAFDPDQVTSPFYFAPNLFERSNLQLTPFYEMLLALENKLPAFEKGMYLQNGQWQSELSLDKQTQEIYEEYRLIQYDIVQGEQYSVDKKFFE
- the nadE gene encoding ammonia-dependent NAD(+) synthetase, whose product is MSLQEEIIKELGVKPEIDAYEEIRRSIDFLKAYLLKHPFLKTFVLGISGGQDSTLAGRLAQLTMEEMRQETNDSDYHFIAVRLPYGEQADEEDAKKALAFINPDSQLAVNIKPAVDAQVASLEAVGVTVSDFNKGNIKARQRMITQYAIAGEFSGAVLGTDHAAENVTAFFTKFGDGGADILPLFRLNKRQGRQLLAELGAPEELYSKTPTADLEDGKPLIADEVALGITYDAIDDYLEGKQISPEAQATLENWWRKGEHKRHLPITVFDDFWK
- a CDS encoding nicotinate phosphoribosyltransferase; its protein translation is MQKTYTDDSLTLHTDLYQINMMQTYWELGRADLHAIFECYFREMPFKHGYAVFAGLERLVKYLENLTFTETDLAYLREVGGYSEEFLAYLKEFKFSCTVRSVKEGDLVFNNEPLIQVEGPLAQAQLIETALLNMVNFQTLIATKAARIKSVIGDDPLLEFGSRRAQEMDAAIWGTRAAFIGGADATSNVRAGKIFGIPASGTHAHSLVQSYGNDYDAFMAYAKTHKDCVFLVDTYDTLKSGVPNAIRVAKEMGDKINFLGVRIDSGDMAYISKKVREQLDEAGFTEAKVYASNDLDESTILSLKMQKAKIDVWGVGTKLITAYDQPALGAVYKLVAIENDEGVLEDTIKLSSNAEKVSTPGKKQVWRITRKVDGKSEGDYVTLWNEQPTEQDSIFMFHPVHTYINKTVTDFEARPLLHDIFIDGQLIYDLPDLEHIKAYSHQCLDALWDEYKRDLNPQPYPVDLSQECWNHKMAIMEKVRKQVQAFNEQGGANL
- a CDS encoding HAD-IIB family hydrolase, yielding MNIVFADVDGTFQDFGQTVPPINLAAVRALHDQGDHFVFVTGRGYELAQELLTTTNLPCDVIFGNGAGIKLENEEPQLSNCLDHQVCLAILAILEAENTFYFIHTDQGVFLNTATRYQEHFDALHVKFEAELGAIGLEVMDYKEAYFTKECQNVLSVPTFIQEHPELKIIKVELMEADDTQKEALRAKLAMVGAYVFESYQQTLEVVNPLATKGAAILSYMKNFPKAKSYGFGDGENDLPMFEVVDISVAMANASQEVKVACMEQAGECSEGGLGTYIFDHIIEK
- a CDS encoding sensor domain-containing diguanylate cyclase/phosphohydrolase, coding for MIKDKMLGAQAMNPLGSCQIELIFDSEACVIDFRLKEMNTIFATYLDWKQEMVGEKLSTLFKEFPHEEKIWLSLCNHAIQYKKTRELTYSMASAKRCLTLSAMPLGQNQMVLFLRPADEQLARQKEAEARMEVLRVVEPLFESKNYAVALLEFKEGVYRYVKNNDLYTQLTGLDDLAEKSISVVFKSALRQKIEHYLDEAIQTNRLVQYERSYEVNEREFTLYTELTPIVSTYGIPYILSYSKDVSEVNKFKKENRQLSKRLRAMFDQHAAIKIIFDVETEKILSVNPSACEFYGYTEEEFLNLHLSDINQLCLEELYKEHNNKGHGNTLLSSIPQILKNGEVRLLDVYCSTIWDGSERVTYAIAYDVTDREMLRQKLIHEEELLRITLQLIGDGVIAMDKQGNITSFNDEAEKITGWQSHEVLGQSFADIFTIYDEKTREKIDLSDHAIVYKESRVTLENTALLLTKEKRWLPIAKSEASIKDQHGQYQGVVIVFRDIQKEMEQLQQIKFLSYHDPITKLYNRHYVEKHFSCFSQPSNFPITVIMADVNGLKLTNDVFGHKAGDELLKEIAEVFNEVFTEQHIISRWGGDEFVVILPKTQLQEAEEMVEKIHQTTINVPSIVGVNASVSLGFATITDTKKTIMEAMNEAEEYMYHQKLLDGKSYRHAIINSLLATLYEKSNETEEHSHRLVHYCQAIGKKMKLTSNELNELDLLCLLHDIGKVGVDPNVLNKPGRLTDSEWREMKRHAEIGYRIAQATPELAPFAHLILSHHERWDGKGYPHKLSKCDIPLACRILAVADSYDAMTNDRVYRKALSKEAALEEIRVNAGTQFDPKVVDIFLSILTDEEQERDNK